A window of the Gossypium hirsutum isolate 1008001.06 chromosome A03, Gossypium_hirsutum_v2.1, whole genome shotgun sequence genome harbors these coding sequences:
- the LOC107886640 gene encoding uncharacterized protein isoform X1, whose protein sequence is MENCDPRGPHTANLFVPNGNGQHDNAEPNFNSRLYGRATEVGRNAMGPHFGDDSLGCLYGNVASRPRRLSESIRCRPTDSRFVLGPSTNCVGVDRSWQTVPEAPWRTKPRAHVFSVDSSPYDSSQFVRKQVLMPRLGGYSSRVPKCFRFTGLCSVYRTSRHRKS, encoded by the exons ATGGAGAATTGTGACCCACGTGGGCCTCATACAGCTAATCTATTTGTGCCTAATGGAAATGGACAGCATGATaatgctgaaccaaattttaattcTAGGCTTTATGGGCGTGCAACTGAAGTTGGACGAAATGCTATGGGCCCACATTTTGGTGATGATTCATTGGGCTGCCTGTATGGTAATGTGGCTTCTAGGCCACGTAGGCTTAGTGAGTCCATTCGGTGTCGTCCAACTGATAGTCGATTTGTGCTTGGGCCCTCTACTAACTGTGTTGGTGTTGACAGATCTTGGCAGACTGTTCCTGAGGCTCCGTGGCGGACAAAACCCCGTGCTCATGTTTTTAGTGTTGACTCGTCTCCTTATGATTCGTCTCAGTTTGTTAG GAAGCAGGTCTTGATGCCCAGACTCGGGGGCTACTCATCACGTGTGCCAAAATGCTTCAGATTTACAGGGCTCTGCTCCGTATACAG GACATCCAGACACAGGAAATCTTAA
- the LOC107886640 gene encoding uncharacterized protein isoform X2, whose translation MENCDPRGPHTANLFVPNGNGQHDNAEPNFNSRLYGRATEVGRNAMGPHFGDDSLGCLYGNVASRPRRLSESIRCRPTDSRFVLGPSTNCVGVDRSWQTVPEAPWRTKPRAHVFSVDSSPYDSSQFVRKQVLMPRLGGYSSRVPKCFRFTGLCSVYR comes from the exons ATGGAGAATTGTGACCCACGTGGGCCTCATACAGCTAATCTATTTGTGCCTAATGGAAATGGACAGCATGATaatgctgaaccaaattttaattcTAGGCTTTATGGGCGTGCAACTGAAGTTGGACGAAATGCTATGGGCCCACATTTTGGTGATGATTCATTGGGCTGCCTGTATGGTAATGTGGCTTCTAGGCCACGTAGGCTTAGTGAGTCCATTCGGTGTCGTCCAACTGATAGTCGATTTGTGCTTGGGCCCTCTACTAACTGTGTTGGTGTTGACAGATCTTGGCAGACTGTTCCTGAGGCTCCGTGGCGGACAAAACCCCGTGCTCATGTTTTTAGTGTTGACTCGTCTCCTTATGATTCGTCTCAGTTTGTTAG GAAGCAGGTCTTGATGCCCAGACTCGGGGGCTACTCATCACGTGTGCCAAAATGCTTCAGATTTACAGGGCTCTGCTCCGTATACAG ATAA
- the LOC107888097 gene encoding uncharacterized protein, which produces MTSEAAEIMEKLKDKKAEYEATASTDSSVNFEDIDNRIINEVLGPERYGRVRFQGSSVNPTQYFGSTSHQYMPSGSQSQAEVQRLKDQIVQIQASTDEQISQLRAEAAAREAEATAREAEQNKKYNELQLQLQSMMTMFQQFQNPPS; this is translated from the exons ATGACATCTgaggctgcagaaattatg gagaaactaaaagataagaaggcagagtatgaagcgactgcttcgactgatagttctgttaattttgaggatatagataacagaattattaatgaagttttgggtccagaaaggtatggtcgggttagatttcaaggatctagtgttaacccgacccaatattttggatccacctcgcaccaatacatgccttccgggagtcaaagtcaagctgaagttcagaggctaaaagatcagatagttcagatacaagctagcacagatgagcaaatttctcaacttagagcggaggcagcagcgCGGGAGGCGGAGGCAACAGCGAGGGAGGCGGAGCAGAACAAAAAATACAAtgaactccagctacagcttcagtcTATGATGACTATGTTCCAGCAATTTCaaaatccgccatcttag